A genome region from Natranaeroarchaeum sulfidigenes includes the following:
- a CDS encoding alpha/beta hydrolase has translation MWKRIAVILVLVVALVGGGVVLYFSTPYEGSEASIQSVQDDPRVDVETADGVSVLSPADGDSEIGVVFYPGARVAPNAYYRSLAPLVTEANATVYIAEMPLNVALLDADAADDIRADEAQIETWIVGGHSLGGVAACSYAAETDVDGLLMFASYCNDDISDRDIAVLSVTGSADTVLDWEDYRASNADLPPATTSERLPDVNHTQFGSYRGQRGDSMSPLSYDEAHDRLAEVLVPWIEARVIETRFCRGWSKHSTYDGRHLYHPPVSPE, from the coding sequence ATGTGGAAACGGATCGCAGTCATCCTCGTGCTGGTCGTCGCGCTCGTCGGTGGCGGTGTCGTCCTCTACTTCTCGACGCCATACGAGGGGTCGGAGGCGTCTATCCAGTCCGTGCAGGACGACCCGCGCGTCGACGTCGAGACGGCCGATGGAGTCAGCGTGCTCTCCCCCGCCGACGGTGACTCCGAGATCGGCGTCGTTTTTTATCCGGGCGCACGGGTTGCGCCGAACGCGTACTACCGATCGCTCGCACCGCTCGTTACCGAGGCAAACGCCACGGTCTACATCGCCGAGATGCCGCTGAACGTCGCGCTGCTCGATGCCGACGCCGCGGACGATATTCGCGCAGACGAAGCCCAGATCGAGACGTGGATCGTCGGCGGCCACTCGCTTGGGGGTGTCGCGGCTTGCAGCTACGCCGCCGAGACGGACGTCGACGGGCTGCTCATGTTTGCCTCCTACTGCAACGACGACATCAGCGATCGTGATATCGCCGTCCTCAGTGTCACCGGAAGCGCGGATACCGTGCTCGACTGGGAGGACTATCGTGCCAGTAACGCGGATCTGCCACCTGCGACCACGAGCGAGCGGCTGCCGGACGTCAACCACACGCAGTTCGGCTCGTACCGCGGCCAGCGCGGCGATTCGATGTCTCCACTATCGTATGATGAAGCTCACGATAGACTCGCAGAAGTCCTCGTGCCCTGGATCGAGGCGCGTGTCATCGAGACACGGTTCTGCCGTGGCTGGTCGAAGCACAGTACGTATGACGGTAGACACTTATATCACCCACCGGTAAGCCCGGAGTAG
- a CDS encoding inorganic phosphate transporter — translation MVDAATLATLVIACLASLFMAWAIGAGSSGSTPFAPAVGANAVSVMRAGFFVGLLGFAGAVLQGANVSEAVGRELIAGDVTLSATAATLALIIAATLVAIGVFTGYPIATAFTVTGAVVGVGLAMGGDPAWAKYVEITTLWVLTPFVGGGIAYGTAKLLRNESISERYAVSTLAGLVGLILANIEFVVLGPSGEGATLAATLGEYVPGPALAGSILVSFVLALLAAGLLFREMEESAERGERRFLLVMGGLVAFSAGGSQVGLAIGPLLPLLEPQGISITAILVGGGVGLLIGSWTGAPRMIKAIAQDYSSLGPRRSIAALIPSFAIAQTAVLFGIPVSFNEIIVSSIIGSGYAAGDGGVSRSKMAYTVFAWVASLVGAIVIGFGAFSVVDLLL, via the coding sequence ATGGTCGACGCCGCGACGCTGGCAACGCTGGTTATTGCGTGTCTGGCGAGCCTCTTTATGGCCTGGGCGATCGGTGCCGGCTCGAGTGGTTCGACCCCGTTCGCACCCGCAGTCGGTGCCAACGCGGTATCCGTGATGCGGGCGGGCTTTTTCGTCGGCTTGCTCGGGTTTGCGGGTGCTGTCTTGCAGGGAGCAAACGTCTCCGAGGCGGTCGGTCGGGAGCTGATCGCCGGCGACGTGACGCTGTCCGCGACTGCGGCGACACTCGCGCTGATCATCGCCGCGACGCTCGTGGCAATCGGGGTTTTCACCGGCTACCCCATAGCGACGGCGTTTACCGTCACTGGGGCGGTCGTCGGCGTCGGACTGGCGATGGGCGGCGATCCGGCGTGGGCGAAGTACGTAGAAATTACCACGCTGTGGGTACTCACACCCTTTGTGGGCGGGGGAATCGCCTACGGAACCGCGAAACTCCTCCGGAACGAGTCGATATCGGAGCGATACGCCGTCTCCACACTCGCCGGACTGGTCGGACTGATTCTCGCGAACATCGAGTTCGTCGTGCTTGGCCCATCCGGCGAGGGTGCGACGCTTGCTGCGACGCTTGGCGAATACGTCCCCGGACCAGCGCTTGCCGGGTCGATCCTCGTCTCGTTCGTGCTGGCCCTTCTCGCCGCCGGGCTGTTGTTCCGCGAGATGGAGGAAAGCGCCGAACGGGGCGAGCGACGGTTCTTGCTGGTCATGGGTGGGTTGGTTGCCTTCTCGGCCGGCGGCAGTCAGGTGGGACTGGCAATCGGTCCACTGCTCCCACTACTGGAGCCACAGGGCATCTCGATCACAGCAATCCTCGTCGGCGGCGGAGTCGGGCTTCTTATCGGCTCGTGGACCGGCGCACCACGGATGATCAAGGCGATCGCCCAGGACTACTCCTCGCTCGGACCACGTCGATCGATCGCTGCGCTGATCCCCTCCTTTGCGATCGCACAGACCGCCGTGCTCTTCGGTATTCCAGTCTCGTTCAACGAGATCATCGTCAGTTCGATCATCGGGAGCGGCTACGCTGCCGGCGATGGCGGCGTCAGTCGGTCCAAGATGGCCTACACGGTGTTCGCCTGGGTTGCTTCGCTGGTTGGAGCGATCGTCATCGGTTTTGGCGCGTTCTCGGTGGTCGATCTCCTACTGTGA
- a CDS encoding hemolysin family protein: MVFPLSSILQSSVLAFSLFGVEFTDSTVTLVGITTLVILMGLSAFFSSSEIAMFALPEYRTDVLVDEGRRGASTLKQLKEDPHRLLVTILVGNNLVNIAMSSIATALLALYLSQGAAVAAATFGITAVVLLFGESAPKSYAVENTESWALRIARPLKFSGYLLLPLVVTFDVLTRQVNRLTGGQAAIESGYVTRSEIQEMIETGEREGVIKEEEHEMLQRIFRFNKSIAKEVMTPRLDMTAVPVDADVDEAIQTAVQSGHARVPVYEGSLDNVVGVVHIRDLVRDVNYGEADLNDLDLEDLISPTLHVPESKNVDELLTEMREERMHMVIVIDEFGTTEGLITMEDMVEEIVGEILEGGEDEPIEYVERGAVVQGEVNIHEVNEALEIDLPEGEEFETVAGFVFNRAGRLVEEGEQIEYDGIRITVEEVENTRIKQARLEELKAETHNDDGDKDNDE, translated from the coding sequence ATGGTGTTCCCTCTTTCGTCGATTCTCCAGTCATCTGTGCTCGCGTTCTCCCTGTTCGGTGTCGAGTTCACGGACTCGACGGTCACCCTCGTCGGTATCACGACGCTGGTCATACTGATGGGTCTGTCTGCCTTCTTCTCATCTTCGGAGATCGCAATGTTCGCTCTTCCGGAGTATCGGACCGACGTGTTGGTCGATGAGGGTCGACGTGGTGCCTCGACGCTCAAACAGCTCAAGGAGGACCCCCACCGGCTACTCGTAACCATTCTGGTCGGGAACAATCTAGTCAACATCGCGATGTCCTCGATCGCGACCGCCCTGCTGGCCCTGTATCTCAGTCAGGGGGCGGCGGTCGCGGCCGCGACGTTCGGGATCACTGCCGTCGTCTTGCTGTTCGGCGAGAGCGCCCCGAAGTCATACGCGGTCGAGAACACCGAGTCGTGGGCGTTACGGATCGCACGGCCGCTCAAATTCTCCGGTTATCTCCTCTTGCCCCTGGTGGTCACGTTCGACGTGCTCACGCGGCAGGTGAACAGGCTCACCGGCGGGCAGGCAGCCATCGAGTCCGGCTACGTTACTCGTTCGGAGATTCAGGAGATGATCGAGACCGGGGAACGGGAGGGGGTCATCAAGGAGGAAGAACACGAGATGCTCCAGCGGATCTTCCGGTTCAACAAGTCGATCGCCAAGGAAGTAATGACGCCGCGACTCGATATGACAGCGGTACCGGTCGACGCGGATGTCGACGAGGCGATCCAGACCGCCGTCCAGAGCGGCCACGCACGCGTACCGGTGTACGAGGGGAGCCTCGACAATGTCGTCGGTGTCGTCCACATCCGTGATCTCGTCCGCGACGTCAACTACGGCGAGGCAGACCTGAACGATCTCGACCTCGAAGATCTGATCAGCCCGACCCTGCACGTTCCTGAATCGAAAAACGTCGATGAGTTGCTGACCGAGATGCGCGAGGAACGAATGCACATGGTGATCGTGATCGACGAGTTCGGGACGACGGAAGGCCTGATCACGATGGAGGATATGGTCGAAGAGATCGTCGGTGAGATTCTCGAAGGCGGTGAAGACGAACCGATCGAGTACGTCGAGAGGGGCGCAGTCGTTCAGGGCGAGGTCAATATCCACGAGGTCAACGAAGCGCTGGAGATCGATCTACCTGAAGGGGAGGAGTTCGAGACCGTCGCCGGCTTCGTGTTCAACCGTGCGGGGCGACTCGTCGAGGAAGGAGAGCAGATCGAGTACGATGGGATCCGAATCACGGTCGAGGAAGTCGAGAACACACGAATCAAACAGGCTCGTCTGGAGGAGTTAAAAGCCGAGACCCACAATGACGATGGGGACAAAGACAACGACGAGTAG
- a CDS encoding glutathione S-transferase N-terminal domain-containing protein, which yields MSDPSITVYRLQACPFCERVIRTLDDLDLDYRSRFVEPMHSDRNVVKRVSGKRSVPALVDERTGVTMSESANIVEYLEGMYGGDT from the coding sequence ATGAGCGACCCCTCGATTACCGTGTATCGATTACAGGCCTGTCCGTTCTGCGAGCGGGTGATCCGGACGCTTGACGACCTTGACCTCGACTACCGCTCCCGGTTCGTCGAGCCGATGCACTCCGACCGGAACGTGGTCAAACGGGTGAGCGGGAAGCGGTCGGTTCCTGCACTCGTCGACGAGCGAACGGGCGTCACGATGTCCGAGAGCGCCAACATCGTCGAGTATCTCGAAGGAATGTACGGGGGTGATACCTGA
- a CDS encoding redoxin domain-containing protein, producing MVDLDFDVVQLPDREHVETGETAPDFTRPLVNDEFWEDRSLSELTDGGPVLLVFYPMDGAFPATYIWKELRDRAWDETYDVRIVGCSISDPYAHRRLIEERGIDYELFSDPNNTVAVEYGVPHDLDGMTGVSEPRPAVFLLDEERVVEYAWVAGKWPEFPDYDEVESALGEL from the coding sequence ATGGTCGATCTCGATTTCGACGTCGTCCAGTTGCCAGACCGCGAGCACGTCGAAACGGGTGAGACCGCACCGGATTTCACGCGCCCGCTCGTGAACGACGAGTTCTGGGAGGACCGGTCGCTCTCGGAGCTGACTGACGGGGGACCGGTCCTCCTCGTCTTCTACCCGATGGACGGCGCGTTCCCCGCGACCTACATCTGGAAAGAGCTTCGAGACCGGGCGTGGGACGAGACTTACGACGTGCGGATCGTCGGCTGTTCGATCTCCGACCCGTACGCCCACAGGCGGCTGATCGAGGAGCGTGGGATCGACTACGAGCTGTTCAGCGATCCGAACAATACCGTCGCCGTCGAGTACGGCGTCCCGCACGATCTGGACGGGATGACAGGTGTCTCCGAGCCTCGCCCTGCGGTCTTTCTGCTCGACGAGGAGCGGGTTGTCGAGTACGCGTGGGTCGCCGGGAAGTGGCCCGAGTTCCCCGACTACGACGAGGTCGAATCGGCGCTCGGCGAGCTGTAG